In Synechococcus sp. KORDI-100, a single window of DNA contains:
- a CDS encoding Gfo/Idh/MocA family protein, with protein sequence MTATRPIGVAIAGLGFGDAVHRPALAANSGLEAVALWHPRQERLDQVSSESGLKGYTDWDALLADESVDAVIIATPPAPRHNLALRALQAGKHLLLEKPVALDAQQVANLQREAISRRLSVAVDFEYRAVPLFQQAARLLQSRAVGDLWLVKMDWLMSSRANPNRAWSWYSQADQGGGVIGALGTHAFDTLAWLVGPVQQLQSMTRTAIAERPGADGRQQPVDADDIALINAELATDQGVLVSAQIALASVARHGRGCWLEIYGSEGSLVLGSGNQKDYVHGFSLTLHRDGESARSIQADDDLRFPTTWSDGRVAPVARLQSWWADSIISGHPMVPGLAEGLVSQQVCDRALA encoded by the coding sequence ATGACAGCGACGCGTCCGATCGGAGTGGCGATTGCCGGGTTGGGTTTCGGGGATGCGGTTCATCGACCTGCCCTCGCCGCCAATTCCGGTCTTGAGGCTGTCGCTCTGTGGCATCCACGTCAGGAACGTCTGGATCAGGTCAGTTCCGAGTCAGGACTGAAGGGATACACGGACTGGGATGCTCTTCTGGCCGATGAGTCGGTGGATGCGGTGATCATCGCGACCCCTCCGGCGCCACGCCATAACCTGGCTCTGCGGGCGCTTCAGGCCGGCAAGCATCTGCTGCTGGAGAAGCCCGTTGCTCTCGATGCCCAGCAGGTGGCGAACCTGCAACGGGAGGCCATCAGTCGACGTCTCAGCGTGGCGGTCGATTTCGAATACAGGGCTGTTCCTCTTTTTCAACAGGCTGCTCGCCTTCTGCAGAGCCGGGCTGTGGGAGATCTCTGGCTGGTGAAGATGGACTGGCTGATGAGCAGCCGCGCCAACCCGAATCGAGCCTGGAGCTGGTATTCACAGGCGGATCAAGGTGGTGGCGTCATTGGAGCGCTGGGGACCCACGCCTTCGACACCCTGGCCTGGCTTGTGGGCCCTGTTCAACAGCTTCAGTCCATGACTCGGACGGCGATCGCGGAACGTCCTGGTGCTGATGGTCGACAGCAGCCCGTTGACGCCGACGACATCGCCTTGATCAACGCAGAGCTCGCCACCGATCAGGGCGTGTTGGTGTCAGCTCAGATCGCGCTGGCATCGGTGGCACGCCACGGGAGAGGCTGCTGGCTTGAGATCTACGGATCAGAAGGAAGCCTGGTCCTCGGCAGTGGGAACCAGAAGGATTACGTCCATGGCTTTTCACTCACCTTGCATCGCGATGGTGAGTCAGCGCGCAGCATTCAGGCCGATGATGATCTTCGTTTTCCCACCACCTGGAGCGACGGGCGTGTGGCTCCTGTGGCGCGCCTGCAGAGCTGGTGGGCCGACAGCATCATCAGTGGCCATCCAATGGTGCCGGGTCTTGCCGAGGGACTGGTCAGCCAACAGGTTTGCGACCGCGCTCTTGCGTGA
- a CDS encoding class I fructose-bisphosphate aldolase, translated as MALSDYQSELIATAQSLASPGKGILAVDESTKTIGKRLGSIGVENTEANRQAYRGMLFTTSGLGEFISGAILYEETLFQNHADGESMVRKLNQLGIIPGIKVDKGLRPLAGAGSVETLCTGLDGLVERAADYYAQGARFAKWRAVLQITADGCPSALSVRENAWGLARYARSVQESGLVPIVEPEILMDGQHTIETTARIQEHVIQEVYHACHANGVLLEGSLLKPSMTVQGADCTQKADPAQVAATTVRTLERSVPASVPGIVFLSGGLSEEAASVYLNSMNTIERKAKWNLGFSYGRALQHSCLKSWAGSNVEAGQKALLARAQANSEASLGRYVAGSQPSSDEQLFVAGYTY; from the coding sequence ATGGCATTGTCTGATTATCAGTCGGAGCTCATCGCAACGGCTCAGTCGCTTGCGAGTCCCGGCAAAGGAATCCTTGCTGTCGATGAATCCACCAAGACGATTGGTAAACGACTGGGTTCAATCGGTGTCGAAAACACTGAAGCCAACCGTCAGGCTTACCGGGGGATGTTGTTCACAACATCAGGTCTTGGAGAGTTCATCAGCGGCGCCATTCTTTACGAAGAGACCCTTTTTCAGAACCATGCCGATGGTGAATCGATGGTCAGAAAGCTCAATCAGCTCGGCATCATCCCGGGCATCAAGGTTGACAAGGGCCTGAGGCCCCTGGCCGGGGCCGGATCTGTCGAAACCCTGTGTACGGGTTTGGATGGCCTGGTTGAACGTGCTGCCGATTACTACGCCCAGGGAGCCCGTTTCGCCAAATGGCGTGCGGTACTTCAGATCACGGCAGATGGCTGCCCATCCGCCCTCTCTGTCAGAGAAAACGCCTGGGGCCTGGCCCGGTACGCACGTTCAGTTCAGGAGTCGGGCCTGGTTCCCATCGTCGAGCCGGAAATCCTGATGGATGGGCAACACACGATTGAAACCACGGCACGCATCCAGGAGCACGTGATTCAGGAGGTGTATCACGCCTGCCACGCCAATGGTGTGCTTCTGGAAGGATCCCTGCTGAAGCCCTCGATGACGGTGCAGGGTGCCGATTGCACGCAAAAAGCCGATCCCGCCCAGGTTGCTGCCACCACCGTTCGCACGCTGGAGCGAAGCGTTCCCGCCAGTGTCCCTGGCATCGTTTTCCTCTCAGGGGGACTCAGCGAGGAAGCTGCCTCGGTCTATCTCAACTCCATGAACACCATTGAGCGCAAGGCCAAGTGGAACCTTGGTTTCTCCTACGGGCGAGCCCTGCAGCATTCCTGCCTCAAAAGCTGGGCGGGCTCGAATGTTGAAGCGGGTCAGAAAGCATTGCTTGCACGGGCCCAGGCCAACTCGGAGGCGTCCCTCGGTCGCTACGTGGCGGGTTCTCAGCCGTCATCGGATGAGCAGTTGTTTGTTGCCGGTTACACCTACTGA
- the fba gene encoding class II fructose-bisphosphate aldolase (catalyzes the reversible aldol condensation of dihydroxyacetonephosphate and glyceraldehyde 3-phosphate in the Calvin cycle, glycolysis, and/or gluconeogenesis) — MALVPLRLLLDHAAENGYGIPAFNVNNLEQVQSIMEAADETDSPVILQASRGARSYAGEIFLRHLILAATETYPHIPVVMHQDHGNAPDTCYSAAINGFTSVMMDGSLEADAKTPASYEYNVDVTKKVVDFAHAVGVSVEGELGCLGSLETGKGEAEDGHGFEGELSKDMLLTDPAEAADFVAKTKCDALAIAIGTSHGAYKFTRKPTGEVLAISRIAEIHKAIPNTHLVMHGSSSVPQEWLEMINKHGGAIPETYGVPVEEIQEGIRNGVRKVNIDTDNRLAFTAAVREAAMADPANFDPRHFNKPARKYMKQVCLDRYQQFWAAGNASKIQQQSITYYAGLYAKGALDPKAAVAA, encoded by the coding sequence ATGGCGCTCGTTCCGCTTCGGCTTCTGCTTGATCACGCCGCCGAAAACGGCTACGGCATTCCTGCGTTCAATGTGAACAATCTTGAGCAGGTGCAGTCCATCATGGAAGCGGCTGATGAGACCGACAGCCCCGTGATCCTGCAGGCGTCGCGTGGTGCACGCAGCTATGCCGGAGAAATCTTCCTGCGTCACCTGATCCTGGCCGCCACCGAGACCTATCCCCACATTCCCGTGGTGATGCATCAGGACCACGGCAACGCCCCTGACACCTGCTACTCAGCTGCCATCAACGGCTTCACCTCCGTGATGATGGACGGTTCTCTTGAGGCTGACGCCAAGACTCCAGCCAGCTACGAGTACAACGTTGATGTGACCAAGAAGGTCGTCGACTTCGCCCATGCCGTCGGCGTGAGCGTCGAAGGCGAGCTTGGTTGCCTCGGCTCACTGGAGACAGGCAAGGGTGAGGCCGAGGACGGCCATGGATTTGAGGGTGAGCTGTCCAAGGACATGCTGCTGACCGATCCTGCGGAAGCTGCTGACTTCGTCGCCAAGACCAAGTGCGATGCTCTGGCCATCGCCATCGGCACCAGCCACGGCGCTTACAAGTTCACCCGCAAGCCCACCGGTGAAGTGCTGGCCATCAGCCGTATCGCTGAAATCCACAAGGCCATCCCCAACACCCACCTGGTGATGCATGGTTCCTCCTCTGTTCCCCAGGAATGGCTGGAGATGATCAACAAGCACGGTGGCGCCATCCCGGAAACCTATGGCGTTCCTGTCGAGGAGATTCAGGAAGGTATCCGCAACGGTGTTCGCAAGGTCAACATCGACACTGACAACCGTCTGGCTTTCACCGCTGCAGTGCGCGAAGCGGCCATGGCTGATCCAGCCAACTTCGACCCACGCCACTTCAACAAGCCAGCTCGCAAATACATGAAGCAGGTGTGTCTGGATCGTTATCAGCAGTTCTGGGCTGCCGGCAACGCCAGCAAGATCCAGCAGCAGAGCATCACCTACTACGCCGGTCTCTATGCCAAGGGCGCTCTCGATCCCAAGGCTGCTGTTGCCGCCTAA
- a CDS encoding LD-carboxypeptidase translates to MFGRRRLLISGMTAITASLLSRPGASITRFQGHRKAPPPLRRGSKLRAVNPGTWMDPETDFSALQQRCEARGWQLEIPEAVRQQWRYFSGTDADRVRELEAAWNDPSIEGVLYVGGGWGGARVLEAGFRFPQRAIWTVGFSDSSSLLLAQWAAGLAGAIHGSSGGPDERWQRTAALLGGEPVPALIGSPVRSGVGIGPLIVTNLTVATHLIGTPWLPKLTGAILVLEDVGEAPYRVDRMLTHWRSAGLLRDLAGVACGRFSWKKDDILPGDFTMDEILEQRLGDLGIPLVMNLPLGHGRPNMALPIGQEARLDGGRGELNLLN, encoded by the coding sequence ATGTTCGGCCGCCGCCGGCTCCTGATCTCGGGGATGACCGCAATCACGGCGTCCCTGCTGTCCCGTCCCGGGGCCAGCATCACCCGGTTCCAGGGTCATCGAAAAGCACCGCCGCCACTGCGACGGGGATCAAAACTTCGGGCGGTGAATCCAGGCACATGGATGGATCCTGAGACGGACTTCTCCGCCCTGCAGCAGCGCTGTGAAGCACGTGGCTGGCAGCTGGAGATTCCAGAGGCCGTCCGCCAGCAGTGGCGCTATTTCTCCGGAACCGATGCAGACCGCGTTCGGGAGCTGGAGGCGGCCTGGAATGATCCCTCGATTGAGGGGGTGCTCTACGTCGGCGGAGGCTGGGGTGGGGCCCGGGTTCTGGAGGCGGGTTTCCGCTTTCCTCAACGCGCCATCTGGACTGTGGGATTCTCCGACTCCAGTTCCCTGCTGCTGGCCCAGTGGGCCGCGGGGTTGGCAGGCGCGATCCACGGATCCAGTGGTGGACCGGACGAACGTTGGCAGCGCACTGCAGCGTTGCTCGGCGGAGAACCGGTTCCGGCGCTGATCGGGAGCCCGGTGCGCTCAGGAGTGGGCATCGGACCGCTCATCGTGACCAATCTCACCGTGGCGACCCATCTGATCGGAACGCCTTGGTTACCCAAGCTCACAGGGGCCATTCTGGTTCTGGAGGATGTAGGCGAAGCTCCCTATCGCGTTGACCGCATGCTCACGCACTGGCGCAGCGCCGGTCTGCTGCGCGATCTGGCGGGAGTGGCCTGTGGACGCTTCAGCTGGAAAAAAGACGACATCCTGCCCGGAGATTTCACGATGGATGAAATCCTTGAACAGCGGCTCGGGGACCTTGGCATACCCCTGGTGATGAATCTCCCCCTCGGTCATGGACGCCCCAACATGGCCTTGCCGATTGGGCAGGAAGCACGTCTTGATGGGGGGCGGGGAGAACTGAACCTGCTGAACTGA
- the purQ gene encoding phosphoribosylformylglycinamidine synthase subunit PurQ — MSIGIVVFPGSNCDRDVRWAVEGCLGMSSRRLWHEETDLAGLDAVVLPGGFSYGDYLRCGAIARFAPVLQSLVDFAAKGGRVLGICNGFQVLTELGLLPGALTRNQELHFICENAPLEIMSARSPWLQSYNKRDRLVLPIAHGEGRFQCSEETLKQLQDKDAIALRYLNNPNGSVADIAGITNSAGNVLGLMPHPERACDPATGGLDGRALLQALLS; from the coding sequence ATGAGCATCGGCATCGTTGTCTTCCCAGGGTCCAACTGCGATCGGGATGTGCGCTGGGCAGTGGAAGGCTGTCTCGGCATGTCCAGCCGTCGCCTCTGGCATGAGGAAACGGATCTGGCTGGACTGGATGCCGTGGTGTTGCCGGGAGGATTCAGTTATGGCGACTACCTGCGCTGCGGAGCGATCGCCCGATTCGCGCCGGTTCTGCAATCGCTTGTGGACTTTGCTGCAAAGGGTGGCCGCGTCCTCGGCATCTGCAACGGCTTTCAGGTGCTCACCGAGCTGGGATTGCTCCCAGGAGCTCTGACTCGCAACCAGGAGCTGCATTTCATCTGCGAGAACGCACCCCTCGAAATCATGAGTGCGCGCAGTCCCTGGTTGCAGTCATACAACAAGCGCGATCGCCTGGTTCTTCCAATCGCCCATGGTGAAGGGCGCTTCCAGTGCAGTGAAGAAACCCTCAAACAACTGCAGGATAAAGATGCCATCGCTCTCCGCTATCTGAACAACCCCAATGGATCGGTTGCCGATATCGCTGGAATTACCAATTCGGCCGGCAATGTTCTGGGGCTGATGCCCCACCCCGAACGTGCCTGTGATCCAGCCACCGGCGGCCTCGACGGACGCGCCTTGCTGCAGGCCCTGTTGAGCTGA
- the purS gene encoding phosphoribosylformylglycinamidine synthase subunit PurS, with translation MPRFKARVLVHLRPSVLDPAGEATRSAAARLGIEGLQRLRIGKAVEMELEAPDEQEARRRLELLSDRLLANPVIEDWSLELDKP, from the coding sequence GTGCCGCGTTTCAAAGCTCGCGTTCTGGTGCACCTGCGGCCCTCCGTGCTGGACCCCGCTGGAGAAGCCACGCGCTCTGCAGCCGCCAGACTGGGAATCGAAGGACTGCAACGCCTTCGCATTGGTAAGGCCGTCGAGATGGAACTCGAAGCGCCTGATGAGCAGGAAGCCCGCCGACGCCTGGAGCTGCTGAGCGACCGCCTGCTGGCGAATCCTGTGATCGAGGACTGGTCCCTCGAGCTGGACAAACCATGA